A section of the Virgibacillus sp. NKC19-3 genome encodes:
- the spoVK gene encoding stage V sporulation protein K yields the protein METQMIRNRNGQINIVLHDKKEVKIENSDHVPYIDNSPFTHIDQEFSSFVAMNELKRTIKEIYATIIINEKRKQVGLTGSKQVLHMLFKGNPGTGKTTVARKLAKIYYEMNILSKGHFIEAERADLVGEYIGQTAQKTRAIIQKSMGGILFIDEAYSLARGGEKDFGKEAIDTLVKHMEDNHNDFVLILAGYSNEMERFLTLNPGLKSRFPFILDFQDYEVDQLMDIAKQMAAEREYKFTKTAEWELKTQLYKKTTEMNRNFSNARYVRNVIENAIRKHAVRLLTKEQISTEDLILLTEKDLYAND from the coding sequence ATGGAGACACAAATGATACGAAATAGGAACGGTCAAATTAATATTGTGTTACATGATAAAAAAGAAGTGAAAATCGAAAATAGCGATCATGTTCCATATATTGATAATAGCCCGTTTACCCATATCGATCAAGAATTCTCATCATTTGTTGCGATGAATGAACTAAAACGAACCATCAAGGAAATTTATGCCACTATCATTATTAATGAAAAACGGAAACAAGTAGGACTTACCGGATCAAAGCAAGTACTTCATATGCTCTTTAAAGGAAATCCCGGAACGGGGAAAACGACGGTTGCTAGAAAGCTTGCAAAAATATATTATGAGATGAATATTTTATCAAAGGGACATTTTATCGAAGCAGAAAGAGCCGATCTAGTGGGGGAATATATCGGTCAAACGGCGCAGAAAACACGGGCTATTATTCAAAAATCAATGGGTGGAATATTATTCATTGATGAAGCCTATTCCTTAGCCCGCGGTGGGGAAAAAGACTTTGGAAAAGAAGCGATTGATACATTGGTAAAACATATGGAAGATAACCATAATGATTTTGTTTTAATATTAGCAGGATACTCAAACGAGATGGAACGTTTTTTAACTTTAAATCCCGGACTTAAATCCAGATTTCCATTTATATTGGATTTTCAAGATTATGAGGTAGATCAATTAATGGATATTGCAAAACAAATGGCTGCAGAAAGGGAATATAAGTTTACAAAAACGGCGGAATGGGAATTAAAAACCCAGTTATATAAAAAGACCACAGAAATGAATCGAAACTTTTCCAATGCGCGCTATGTACGTAATGTTATCGAAAATGCCATAAGGAAACATGCAGTTAGATTATTGACAAAAGAACAGATTTCTACCGAAGACTTAATACTGTTAACGGAAAAGGATTTATATGCAAATGATTAA
- the glnA gene encoding type I glutamate--ammonia ligase — protein MGRKLSKEEIKNQIEEENVRFIRLQFTDMLGTIKNVEIPLSQLDKALDNKMMFDGSSIEGFVRIEESDMYLYPDLDTFVVFPWTSEKGKVARFICDIYNPDGTPFAGCPRYNLKRNIKKMEAMGFNAFNIGTEPEFFLFKLDEKGAPSLELNDHGGYFDLAPTDLGENCRRDIVLELEEMGFEIEASHHEVAPGQHEIDFKYADAVKHADDIQTFKLVVRTIARKHNLHATFMPKPLFGVNGSGMHVNMSLFRDGDNAFYDTDGELQLSDVAYQFTAGVIKHATNFTAVTNPTVNSYKRLVPGYEAPSYVAWSAANRSPLVRVPYSRGVSTRIEVRSVDPSANPYMAMAVLLAAGLDGVKNKLTPPTAIDRNIYVMTREEREENGIKDLPATLMGALNELQESNVIVDALGEHLFEHFMEAKEIEWDMFRTTVHPWEREQYLTAY, from the coding sequence ATGGGAAGAAAACTTTCGAAAGAAGAAATAAAAAACCAAATTGAAGAGGAGAACGTTCGGTTTATTCGCTTACAATTTACTGACATGCTTGGAACCATCAAAAATGTGGAAATCCCGCTTAGCCAATTGGATAAAGCGTTGGACAATAAAATGATGTTTGACGGATCTTCGATTGAAGGGTTTGTTCGTATCGAAGAATCTGACATGTATTTATATCCTGATTTAGACACTTTTGTTGTATTCCCATGGACATCGGAAAAGGGGAAAGTAGCACGGTTTATTTGTGATATCTATAACCCTGATGGAACACCGTTTGCTGGTTGCCCGCGGTATAATTTAAAACGAAATATTAAAAAAATGGAAGCGATGGGATTTAATGCATTTAACATTGGAACAGAGCCAGAATTCTTTCTGTTTAAGTTAGATGAAAAAGGAGCTCCTTCATTAGAACTGAATGATCATGGTGGATACTTTGATTTAGCACCAACTGATTTAGGTGAAAACTGCCGCAGAGATATCGTTCTCGAGTTGGAAGAAATGGGCTTTGAAATCGAGGCATCCCACCATGAGGTGGCACCAGGTCAACATGAGATCGATTTTAAATATGCCGATGCTGTTAAGCATGCTGATGATATTCAAACCTTTAAATTAGTTGTAAGAACAATCGCAAGAAAACATAATTTACATGCAACGTTTATGCCTAAACCCTTGTTCGGTGTGAATGGATCAGGAATGCATGTAAATATGTCCCTATTCAGAGATGGGGACAATGCATTTTATGACACAGACGGGGAGTTACAATTAAGCGATGTAGCATATCAATTTACTGCTGGAGTTATCAAACATGCAACCAATTTTACAGCTGTTACTAACCCGACGGTAAATTCCTATAAAAGATTGGTTCCTGGTTACGAAGCGCCGTCTTATGTAGCATGGTCTGCAGCAAATAGGAGTCCATTAGTGCGTGTGCCTTATTCACGTGGTGTTAGTACTCGAATTGAAGTACGAAGCGTGGATCCCTCTGCTAATCCTTATATGGCTATGGCGGTATTACTTGCTGCTGGATTGGATGGAGTTAAAAATAAATTAACACCACCAACTGCTATCGATCGCAACATTTACGTCATGACGAGAGAGGAACGTGAAGAAAATGGCATTAAGGATTTGCCTGCTACATTAATGGGCGCATTGAATGAATTACAGGAAAGCAATGTAATTGTAGATGCTTTAGGTGAACATTTATTTGAACACTTTATGGAAGCAAAAGAAATTGAATGGGATATGTTCCGCACAACGGTCCACCCATGGGAGAGAGAACAGTATTTAACTGCTTATTAA
- the hfq gene encoding RNA chaperone Hfq, which translates to MAQTANVQDQYLNQLRKNHIPVTLFLTNGFQLRGIVKAFDNFTVVLETDGKQQLIYKHAISTFSPVKNVSLEKE; encoded by the coding sequence ATGGCCCAAACAGCAAATGTTCAAGATCAATATTTAAATCAACTGAGGAAAAACCATATTCCGGTTACTTTATTTCTAACAAATGGGTTCCAGTTAAGAGGAATTGTTAAAGCATTTGACAATTTTACTGTTGTTTTGGAAACGGATGGGAAGCAACAACTTATTTACAAACATGCGATATCCACTTTTTCACCTGTTAAAAATGTTTCCCTTGAAAAGGAATAA
- the hflX gene encoding GTPase HflX — protein MSREKVLIIAVKNKEQNDLRFNYSLEELISLSNTAGGEVKKVITQNRSRIHPATYLGEGKIDEIKQEIDELDIHLVISNDELSPGQLRNLNDRFGIRLIDRSQLILDIFAQRARTKEGKLQVELAQLEYTLPRLHGQGEAMSRLGAGIGTRGPGETKLETDQRHIRRRIDDLKRRLKLVAKQRNQYRQRRKTNDVFQIAIVGYTNAGKSTLFNRVTHSNSLEENQLFATLDPLSREVRLPSGFQALLTDTVGFLQDLPTSLIASFRSTLEEVAEADFLIHVVDAAHPDQEKQQDIVIRQLEELNAGAIPTLTVYNKKDLVTDDFIPLNHPYIFISAYEQTDLHSLFEEIEAILKEQWDNYTLRLDPDEGKILHRLDHETIVTEKYFNEDTNQFIVEGFMREEHPPESILREKFSK, from the coding sequence ATGTCTAGAGAGAAAGTACTGATCATAGCGGTTAAAAATAAGGAACAAAATGACTTACGATTTAACTATTCACTGGAAGAATTGATATCATTGAGTAATACAGCAGGTGGTGAGGTAAAAAAAGTTATTACACAAAATCGTAGCCGTATTCATCCCGCAACCTATTTAGGAGAAGGTAAAATAGATGAAATTAAACAAGAGATAGATGAACTTGATATTCATTTAGTTATATCCAATGACGAATTATCTCCTGGTCAATTACGAAATTTGAATGACCGTTTTGGAATCCGATTGATTGATCGAAGTCAATTGATTTTAGATATTTTTGCACAACGAGCACGGACAAAGGAAGGGAAGCTGCAAGTAGAACTTGCTCAATTGGAATATACGCTTCCAAGACTCCATGGTCAAGGGGAAGCTATGTCGCGCCTTGGGGCGGGGATTGGCACTAGGGGACCAGGAGAAACGAAACTGGAAACGGATCAACGTCATATCAGGCGTCGAATAGATGATCTAAAACGTCGATTGAAATTAGTTGCCAAGCAACGAAACCAATACCGTCAAAGAAGAAAAACAAATGATGTATTTCAAATTGCCATTGTAGGTTATACAAATGCGGGAAAATCCACGCTGTTTAACCGGGTAACCCACAGTAATTCATTGGAAGAGAATCAGCTATTTGCGACACTTGATCCATTAAGCCGGGAAGTACGACTACCTTCTGGCTTCCAGGCTTTACTTACAGATACAGTTGGATTCCTTCAAGATTTGCCTACATCATTAATCGCATCCTTTCGATCAACGTTAGAAGAAGTGGCAGAGGCAGATTTCTTAATTCATGTTGTAGATGCCGCGCATCCGGACCAAGAAAAACAGCAAGATATTGTCATTAGGCAATTGGAGGAGTTAAATGCCGGGGCTATACCCACGCTAACAGTCTATAATAAGAAGGATTTAGTCACGGATGATTTTATACCATTGAATCATCCATATATTTTTATAAGTGCATATGAACAAACCGATTTACATTCGCTTTTTGAGGAGATTGAAGCTATTTTAAAAGAACAATGGGATAATTATACCCTACGTTTAGATCCGGATGAGGGGAAAATACTTCATCGTCTAGATCATGAAACAATTGTAACAGAGAAATATTTTAATGAAGATACCAATCAATTTATTGTAGAAGGTTTTATGAGGGAAGAACACCCGCCTGAATCGATTTTAAGGGAGAAATTTAGCAAATGA
- a CDS encoding MerR family transcriptional regulator encodes MNDQDRRSMPLFGISIVRKLTELTARQIRYYEENHLIHPERTSGNQRLFSFNDVDQLLEIKDYLDKGLNIAGIKLLLETGKEIETERSYNADLSDRELRKILRNELIEAGRNGKTSLRQGELSRFFVNH; translated from the coding sequence TTGAATGATCAAGATCGTCGCTCTATGCCATTATTTGGAATAAGTATTGTCAGGAAGCTAACGGAATTAACAGCTAGACAAATTAGATATTATGAAGAAAATCATTTAATTCATCCTGAACGAACTTCAGGAAATCAGCGATTATTCTCGTTTAATGATGTTGATCAACTCCTAGAAATAAAAGATTACTTAGATAAAGGACTTAATATAGCTGGGATTAAACTTCTTCTGGAAACGGGTAAGGAAATAGAGACTGAACGATCGTATAATGCTGATCTTTCTGATAGGGAACTAAGGAAAATATTAAGAAATGAACTAATTGAAGCTGGAAGAAATGGAAAAACAAGCTTGAGACAAGGTGAGTTATCACGATTTTTTGTTAACCATTAA
- a CDS encoding DUF896 domain-containing protein: MLSKEKIERINQLSKKSKLDGLTDKEKAEQSALRKEYLANVRHSFKNEFKSMKVIDPEGNDVTPEKVRDLQARNKKH; the protein is encoded by the coding sequence ATGCTGTCAAAAGAAAAAATAGAGCGTATAAATCAACTATCGAAAAAATCAAAGCTTGATGGTTTAACTGATAAGGAAAAAGCGGAACAATCAGCACTTCGAAAAGAGTATTTGGCAAATGTTCGTCATTCATTTAAGAATGAATTTAAAAGTATGAAAGTAATAGACCCAGAAGGTAATGATGTCACACCTGAGAAAGTAAGGGATCTACAAGCAAGAAACAAAAAACACTAG
- a CDS encoding methionine gamma-lyase family protein — MIEQLIQQAEEDCKIKHKEMNTIVEINQKRVLDAFKKNTISDSHFNSTTGYGYDDLGREGLEAVYADVFGGEDALVRPQIVSGTHAITTTLFGLLRPGDELIYITGKPYDTLEEVIGKRGNNTGSLMDFYITYNEIRLNENGSVNLEAVKNAISNKTKVIGIQRSKGYEDRPSFSIDEIGQMVQFIKKIDENLIIFVDNCYGEFVEVNEPLHVGADIMAGSLIKNPGGGIVRTGGYIVGQEDLIMQCANRLTAPGLGKETGATLNSLQEMYQGFFLAPHIVGEALKGAVFTARFLELVGYTTTPDFEAKRTDLIQSVTFTNPDEMIAFCQAIQQNSPINSFVTPYPSDMPGYEDKVIMAAGTFIQGSSIELSADGPIREPYTAFVQGGLTYSHIKVALIESVRALLQ, encoded by the coding sequence ATGATAGAACAATTAATACAACAAGCAGAAGAAGATTGCAAAATAAAACATAAAGAAATGAATACGATTGTAGAAATAAATCAAAAACGCGTACTCGATGCATTTAAAAAGAACACAATCAGTGATAGCCATTTTAATTCAACAACAGGGTATGGTTATGATGATCTTGGACGCGAAGGTTTAGAAGCGGTTTATGCAGATGTATTTGGCGGAGAAGATGCATTAGTCAGGCCACAAATAGTTTCTGGAACACACGCTATAACAACAACTTTATTTGGATTACTGCGACCGGGAGACGAGCTAATTTATATTACTGGTAAACCTTATGACACATTGGAGGAAGTCATAGGAAAAAGAGGAAATAACACAGGTTCTTTAATGGATTTTTATATTACATACAATGAAATTCGTTTAAATGAGAATGGATCCGTTAATTTAGAAGCTGTTAAAAACGCTATTTCCAATAAAACAAAGGTCATTGGGATTCAACGATCGAAAGGATATGAAGATCGCCCATCATTTTCGATAGATGAAATCGGACAAATGGTTCAATTTATTAAAAAAATAGATGAGAATTTAATTATATTCGTAGACAACTGTTATGGTGAATTTGTTGAAGTGAATGAACCTTTGCATGTTGGTGCAGATATTATGGCAGGCTCCCTTATTAAAAATCCAGGTGGTGGGATTGTTCGGACAGGAGGGTATATTGTTGGACAAGAAGATCTTATTATGCAATGTGCGAATAGATTAACAGCACCTGGTTTAGGTAAGGAAACTGGTGCAACACTTAATTCGCTTCAAGAAATGTACCAGGGTTTCTTTTTAGCACCTCATATTGTGGGTGAAGCTCTTAAAGGTGCTGTATTTACAGCGCGTTTTTTGGAATTGGTTGGTTATACAACGACGCCGGATTTTGAGGCAAAGCGAACCGATCTGATTCAATCCGTTACATTTACAAATCCAGATGAAATGATTGCCTTCTGTCAGGCAATTCAGCAAAATTCGCCAATTAATTCTTTTGTAACCCCTTATCCAAGTGATATGCCCGGTTATGAAGATAAGGTTATTATGGCAGCAGGGACATTTATTCAAGGTTCAAGTATTGAATTATCAGCTGATGGCCCTATTAGAGAGCCTTACACTGCCTTTGTTCAAGGTGGGCTTACCTATTCTCATATAAAGGTTGCCTTAATTGAATCTGTACGGGCCCTATTACAGTGA
- a CDS encoding glycoside hydrolase family 25 protein, whose protein sequence is MGKKFIDVSHYQGNIDWNQVANDGIEGTYIKATEGSAAGAAFVDSQKDTNFTGATSNGLDAGFYHYAKFISVNDAIEEADWFIEHIKEHDFTLPPMLDLEENNCPSVSVMNQAAKAFLEHVEEELGSAGLYSFGNFFENNVDKSLLDDYAYWHARYASDPVNVNLSDIYLWQYSNNGNVAGITENVVDLNETGGQFFTVGTNKKD, encoded by the coding sequence ATGGGTAAAAAATTTATTGACGTATCACACTATCAAGGTAATATTGATTGGAATCAGGTTGCAAATGATGGGATAGAAGGAACCTATATCAAAGCAACAGAAGGGTCAGCTGCTGGAGCTGCATTTGTGGATAGCCAAAAGGATACCAATTTCACAGGTGCAACCAGTAATGGTCTAGACGCTGGCTTTTACCATTATGCCAAATTTATTTCCGTAAATGATGCAATTGAGGAAGCGGACTGGTTTATCGAGCATATTAAAGAGCATGATTTTACCTTGCCACCAATGCTTGATTTGGAAGAAAACAACTGCCCGTCTGTATCGGTTATGAATCAAGCGGCAAAAGCCTTTTTAGAACATGTTGAGGAAGAGTTGGGTTCAGCTGGGTTATACAGCTTTGGTAACTTCTTTGAAAATAACGTAGACAAATCCTTGCTGGATGATTATGCTTATTGGCATGCACGCTACGCAAGTGATCCAGTTAATGTGAATTTGAGTGACATCTACTTGTGGCAGTACTCCAATAATGGAAACGTAGCAGGTATTACCGAGAATGTTGTCGATTTAAACGAAACAGGCGGTCAATTCTTTACGGTTGGCACTAATAAAAAGGATTAA
- the tkt gene encoding transketolase, producing MSNDIEQLSINTIRTLSIDAIENASSGHPGLPMGAAPMAYTLWTDFMNHNPTNSKWFNRDRFVLSAGHGSMLLYSLLHLSGYDVTVDDLKGFRQWGSKTPGHPEVHHTEGVEATTGPLGQGIAMSVGMAMAEAHLAAKFNKENISIINHHTYAIVSDGDLMEGISHEAASLAGHLGLGKLIVLYDSNDISLDGDLDRSFSDNTEQRFKAYGWQVIHVEDGNNVNDIRSAIKAAQENTDQPTLIEVKTIIGYGSPNKSASAASHGAPLGEDEVKLTKAYYKWTHEDFYVPEEVYSDFNEKIGIQGAEAEQNWNQILTKYESAYPELAADLKLAMKGDLPVDWERELPVFEPEKDTLATRASSGKVLNAIAKTIPNLFGGSADLAGSNKTTINDEDDFTRSNPAGRNIWFGVREHGMAAALNGMALHGGLNVYAGTFFVFSDYLKPSLRLSSIMSAPVTYVFTHDSIAVGEDGPTHEPIEHLAALRAIPGFSLIRPADANETQAAWRLSLESKDQPTGLVLTRQNLPTLEGTKEKAYEGVKKGAYVLSNSEKETPDALLLATGSEVQLAVASQKALKEKGIDVRVVSMPSWDRFNVQDKAYQNEVIPPHVKSRLAIEMASPFGWDRYVGDGGKILAIDTFGASANGDKVVEEYGFTVENVIQYVESLIK from the coding sequence ATGTCGAACGATATCGAGCAACTATCAATCAACACAATTCGCACATTATCTATTGATGCAATAGAAAACGCAAGTTCAGGTCATCCGGGTCTGCCTATGGGGGCAGCACCAATGGCATATACGTTATGGACGGACTTTATGAATCATAATCCAACAAATTCCAAATGGTTTAATAGGGATCGGTTTGTTCTTTCAGCAGGTCATGGTTCCATGCTTTTGTATAGTCTACTTCATTTATCCGGTTATGATGTGACGGTCGATGATTTAAAAGGTTTCCGTCAGTGGGGTTCTAAAACACCAGGCCATCCGGAGGTGCATCATACAGAAGGTGTAGAAGCTACGACTGGACCACTAGGTCAGGGGATTGCCATGTCAGTTGGAATGGCAATGGCTGAAGCACACCTAGCAGCTAAATTTAATAAAGAAAATATATCTATTATTAACCATCATACATATGCTATTGTGAGTGATGGTGATTTAATGGAAGGTATTTCTCATGAAGCTGCATCTTTAGCCGGGCATCTCGGTTTAGGAAAATTAATTGTATTATATGATTCGAATGATATTTCATTGGATGGTGATTTAGATCGTTCATTTTCTGATAATACAGAACAACGTTTTAAAGCATATGGCTGGCAAGTTATACATGTAGAAGATGGTAACAATGTAAATGATATAAGAAGTGCAATTAAAGCGGCACAGGAAAATACCGATCAACCTACATTAATTGAGGTTAAAACAATTATTGGGTACGGATCACCTAATAAATCAGCTTCTGCTGCGTCACATGGAGCACCACTTGGTGAAGATGAGGTAAAATTAACAAAAGCATATTATAAGTGGACCCATGAGGACTTTTATGTACCAGAAGAAGTATATTCGGACTTTAATGAAAAAATCGGAATCCAGGGTGCAGAAGCAGAGCAAAACTGGAACCAAATTTTAACGAAATATGAGTCTGCTTATCCTGAGCTTGCAGCTGACCTAAAGCTTGCCATGAAAGGTGATCTACCTGTAGATTGGGAGAGGGAATTACCAGTGTTTGAGCCTGAGAAGGATACCCTTGCGACGAGAGCTTCTTCGGGGAAAGTCTTAAATGCAATAGCAAAAACAATTCCAAATTTATTTGGAGGAAGTGCTGATTTAGCTGGTTCAAATAAGACAACAATTAATGATGAAGATGACTTCACGCGAAGCAACCCTGCAGGCAGAAATATATGGTTTGGTGTACGCGAACATGGGATGGCAGCAGCGTTGAATGGTATGGCTTTACATGGTGGATTAAACGTTTATGCAGGGACATTCTTTGTATTTAGTGATTATTTAAAACCATCACTTCGTCTATCTTCCATCATGAGTGCGCCGGTTACTTATGTCTTTACGCATGATTCTATTGCAGTTGGTGAAGATGGTCCAACTCACGAACCGATTGAGCATTTGGCCGCATTGCGTGCAATTCCCGGTTTTTCATTAATTCGTCCTGCAGATGCAAACGAAACACAAGCGGCATGGAGATTATCTTTAGAATCCAAAGATCAACCAACTGGATTAGTGTTAACCAGACAAAACCTTCCTACGTTAGAAGGTACAAAAGAAAAAGCATATGAAGGTGTTAAAAAAGGTGCGTATGTACTAAGTAATTCTGAAAAAGAAACCCCCGATGCGTTATTGTTGGCTACTGGTTCTGAGGTCCAATTAGCTGTTGCTTCACAAAAAGCACTGAAAGAAAAAGGTATTGATGTAAGAGTTGTAAGTATGCCTTCATGGGATCGTTTTAATGTTCAAGATAAAGCATATCAAAACGAAGTAATTCCACCACATGTGAAAAGTCGCTTAGCAATAGAAATGGCTTCGCCGTTCGGATGGGATCGCTATGTTGGTGACGGTGGTAAGATTCTAGCTATTGATACATTTGGCGCATCTGCAAATGGAGATAAAGTGGTTGAAGAATATGGTTTCACAGTCGAAAATGTCATTCAGTATGTAGAATCACTGATCAAATAA
- the miaA gene encoding tRNA (adenosine(37)-N6)-dimethylallyltransferase MiaA, which translates to MKKTVIAIVGPTAVGKTKLSIEIAKRFNGEVISGDSMQVYRGLDIGTAKITEDEMEGIPHYMIDIKDPDEDFSAADFQYYVQTYIDEISSRNKVPVIAGGSGLYIQAALYNYNFSKQKRNDAVTERLEKELENDGVLPLYNRLKETDPEQAAKIHPNNHRRVIRALEIYEITGLTKTEYQQEQELESPYNLIIIGVEMDRANLYDRINRRIDTMVKNGLVAEVSRLYDQGFENCPSMKAIGYKECIPYIKEEQSFETSIELLKRNSRRYAKRQYTWFKNKMDIMWYRITPETMDERYQMILDDLAGILKNR; encoded by the coding sequence ATGAAAAAGACTGTCATTGCGATCGTAGGGCCAACTGCTGTAGGCAAAACCAAATTAAGCATTGAAATTGCAAAACGATTTAATGGTGAAGTTATCAGTGGTGATTCTATGCAGGTATACAGAGGTCTTGATATCGGTACAGCGAAGATAACGGAAGATGAGATGGAAGGAATTCCCCACTATATGATAGACATAAAGGATCCGGATGAGGATTTTTCCGCAGCGGATTTTCAATACTACGTTCAAACATATATAGATGAAATTTCCTCTCGTAATAAAGTTCCAGTTATTGCTGGTGGTAGCGGCTTATATATTCAGGCTGCATTATACAATTATAATTTCTCCAAACAGAAGAGAAATGACGCTGTCACGGAACGATTAGAAAAAGAGTTGGAAAATGATGGGGTTCTGCCATTATACAATCGTTTAAAAGAAACTGACCCAGAACAAGCTGCTAAAATTCATCCGAATAATCATCGTCGTGTGATTCGAGCATTGGAAATTTACGAAATCACTGGTTTGACAAAGACGGAGTATCAGCAAGAACAAGAGCTTGAGTCACCATACAATCTAATTATAATAGGAGTGGAGATGGATAGAGCGAATTTATACGATCGAATTAATCGTCGTATTGATACAATGGTAAAGAATGGACTAGTAGCGGAGGTAAGTCGTTTATATGATCAAGGATTTGAAAACTGCCCATCCATGAAGGCGATAGGCTATAAAGAATGTATCCCCTACATAAAGGAAGAACAAAGCTTTGAGACGTCCATTGAATTATTGAAACGTAATTCCAGAAGATATGCCAAACGTCAATATACATGGTTCAAAAATAAAATGGATATTATGTGGTATAGAATCACACCTGAAACCATGGACGAGAGATATCAAATGATTTTAGATGATTTAGCAGGAATTTTAAAAAATAGATAG
- a CDS encoding YneB family resolvase-like protein produces the protein MKAIIYCRVSTNKTEQETSLARQKQELIDLAKHYNFSIIKCIEEQESGYEIDRDGIFQMLDYFSSGTADCLLIQDETRLGRGNTKIALFHQLYKLNIPIYTAIHDGELEVSESDSMVLQIVGIVEEYQRKIHNTKIKRGMRKAVKEGYDPSRNLSNYNKAPGRERISFPIEEVVRLRRNKLTFEEIAKTLNGMGYAVSKATVHRRYQDFHNT, from the coding sequence GTGAAAGCTATTATATATTGTCGTGTTAGTACAAATAAAACAGAGCAAGAAACATCATTAGCCAGACAAAAGCAAGAACTAATTGATCTAGCCAAACACTATAATTTTTCTATTATCAAATGTATAGAAGAGCAGGAGAGCGGGTATGAGATTGATCGGGATGGTATTTTTCAAATGCTTGACTATTTTTCTTCGGGAACGGCAGATTGCTTATTGATACAGGATGAAACAAGGTTAGGCCGAGGTAATACAAAAATCGCATTATTTCATCAGCTGTATAAATTAAATATTCCTATCTACACCGCTATTCATGATGGAGAATTAGAGGTATCTGAATCAGACTCCATGGTGTTACAAATCGTTGGCATTGTGGAAGAGTACCAACGTAAGATTCATAATACAAAAATCAAAAGAGGGATGAGAAAAGCAGTTAAAGAGGGATATGATCCGAGTCGTAATCTCTCTAATTACAATAAAGCTCCGGGAAGGGAAAGAATTTCTTTTCCAATTGAAGAAGTGGTACGCTTAAGACGTAATAAGTTAACATTCGAAGAAATTGCGAAAACACTAAATGGCATGGGCTACGCTGTATCTAAGGCTACTGTACATCGAAGATATCAGGACTTTCATAATACTTGA
- the lexA gene encoding transcriptional repressor LexA, whose translation MTKLSKRQQMILDYIKDEVSKKGYPPSVREIAVAVGLASSSTVHGHLARIEEKGYIRRDPTKPRAIEVLNLSEDSSIPREEARYAPLIGKVTAGLPITAVENIEEFIPLPSSSAGPDDNLFVLVIDGESMIEAGILNGDMVIVKQQNTAQNSDIVVAMTEENEATVKRFFKEKDHIRLQPENATMDPLIYRNVTILGKVIGLYRNIH comes from the coding sequence ATGACTAAATTATCCAAAAGGCAACAAATGATACTCGATTACATTAAAGATGAGGTAAGTAAAAAGGGTTATCCGCCATCTGTACGTGAAATAGCGGTTGCGGTTGGACTTGCTTCTAGCTCTACCGTGCATGGCCATCTTGCTAGAATAGAAGAGAAGGGCTATATCAGAAGAGATCCGACAAAACCTAGAGCAATTGAAGTGTTAAATTTATCAGAAGATAGTTCTATTCCAAGAGAAGAAGCTCGATATGCCCCATTAATAGGTAAAGTAACCGCTGGACTTCCCATCACAGCTGTTGAAAATATTGAAGAATTTATTCCATTACCAAGTTCGAGCGCTGGACCGGATGATAATTTATTTGTACTTGTTATTGATGGCGAAAGCATGATTGAAGCCGGAATTTTAAATGGGGACATGGTTATTGTTAAACAACAAAACACAGCACAAAACAGTGATATTGTTGTTGCAATGACCGAAGAAAATGAAGCAACCGTAAAACGCTTTTTTAAAGAAAAAGACCACATACGTCTGCAACCAGAAAATGCAACCATGGATCCTTTAATCTATCGAAATGTAACAATCTTAGGTAAAGTTATTGGGTTGTATCGAAATATCCATTAG